In Rhodamnia argentea isolate NSW1041297 chromosome 4, ASM2092103v1, whole genome shotgun sequence, the following proteins share a genomic window:
- the LOC115754011 gene encoding serine/threonine-protein kinase AFC3 isoform X1 yields MEKERVRKRPRLTWDVPPPESEARDQSGLAGNQLVERHSSPPKRDDDREGHYVFNLGENLTPRYKILSKMGEGTFGRVLECWDRQTQEYVAVKVVRSIKKYRDAAMIEVDILQLIAKNDRGSSRCVQIRDWFDYRNHICIVFEKLGPSLYDILKRNRYHPFPVDLVREFGRQLLESVAYMHDLRLIHTDLKPENILLVSSESIKIPNHKRTNSGAMQYRCLPKSSAIKVIDFGSTAYDNQNHSSIVSTRHYRAPEVILGLGWSYPCDLWSLGCILIELCTGEALFQTHENLEHLAMMERVLGPLPEHMIRGANRAAEKYFRQGSRLNWPEGAVSRESIRAVKKLDSLQNLVSQHADSSRSSLTDLLRGLLKCNPSERLTAREALKHPFFKDTA; encoded by the exons ATGGAGAAGGAGCGTGTGAGGAAACGACCCCGGCTCACCTGGGACGTCCCGCCGCCGGAATCAGAG GCGCGAGACCAATCTGGTTTGGCTGGTAATCAGTTGGTGGAACGGCACTCGTCACCTCCGAAGAGGGACGATGATCGCGAAGGGCATTACGTGTTCAATCTCGGCGAGAACCTCACTCCAAGAT ATAAAATACTCAGCAAGATGGGTGAAG GCACATTTGGGCGTGTCTTGGAATGTTGGGATCGCCAAACACAAGAATATGTGGCTGTTAAGGTTGTCCGAAGTATAAAGAAGTATCGCGATGCAGCAATGATTGAAGTGGATATACTTCAACTCATTGCTAAGAATGATAGGGGCAGCTCTCG CTGTGTTCAAATTCGGGATTGGTTTGATTACCGCAATCACATATGCATA GTGTTTGAGAAGCTTGGACCAAGCTTATATGATATTCTAAAGAGAAATAGATATCATCCATTTCCTGTGGATCTTGTTCGAGAATTTGGACGTCAGCTTTTGGAATCTGTAGCAT ATATGCACGATTTGCGCTTAATTCACACTGACCTGAAGCCCGAAAACATACTTCTTGTATCTTCTGAATCTATTAAGATTCCTAATCATAAG AGGACGAACTCAGGTGCGATGCAGTATCGGTGCTTGCCCAAGTCTAGTGCCATTAAGGTGATTGATTTTGGTAGTACTGCGTATGATAATCAAAATCATAGCTCCATCGTTTCTACAAGGCATTACCGAGCACCGGAGGTTATCCTAG GTTTAGGATGGAGTTATCCTTGTGATTTATGGAGTCTCGGATGCATACTTATCGAACTATGCACG GGGGAAGCTTTATTTCAAACCCATGAAAATCTCGAGCATTTGGCAATGATGGAGAGGGTGCTGGGACCTCTACCGGAGCATATGATTAGAGGAGCCAA TCGGGCTGCTGAGAAGTATTTTAGACAAGGTTCACGTCTAAATTGGCCTGAAGGGGCAGTTTCAAGGGAGAGTATTAGAGCTGTGAAAAAACTCGATTCTTTACAG AACCTTGTATCTCAACATGCAGACTCCTCAAGATCGTCTCTGACTGATTTGTTGCGAGGTTTGTTGAAGTGCAATCCATCAGAACGGCTCACTGCTCGAGAAGCCTTAAAGCACCCCTTTTTCAAGGATACCGCCTGA
- the LOC115754011 gene encoding serine/threonine-protein kinase AFC2 isoform X2 produces MEKERVRKRPRLTWDVPPPESEARDQSGLAGNQLVERHSSPPKRDDDREGHYVFNLGENLTPRYKILSKMGEGTFGRVLECWDRQTQEYVAVKVVRSIKKYRDAAMIEVDILQLIAKNDRGSSRCVQIRDWFDYRNHICIIILFYKNYWIIQRTNSGAMQYRCLPKSSAIKVIDFGSTAYDNQNHSSIVSTRHYRAPEVILGLGWSYPCDLWSLGCILIELCTGEALFQTHENLEHLAMMERVLGPLPEHMIRGANRAAEKYFRQGSRLNWPEGAVSRESIRAVKKLDSLQNLVSQHADSSRSSLTDLLRGLLKCNPSERLTAREALKHPFFKDTA; encoded by the exons ATGGAGAAGGAGCGTGTGAGGAAACGACCCCGGCTCACCTGGGACGTCCCGCCGCCGGAATCAGAG GCGCGAGACCAATCTGGTTTGGCTGGTAATCAGTTGGTGGAACGGCACTCGTCACCTCCGAAGAGGGACGATGATCGCGAAGGGCATTACGTGTTCAATCTCGGCGAGAACCTCACTCCAAGAT ATAAAATACTCAGCAAGATGGGTGAAG GCACATTTGGGCGTGTCTTGGAATGTTGGGATCGCCAAACACAAGAATATGTGGCTGTTAAGGTTGTCCGAAGTATAAAGAAGTATCGCGATGCAGCAATGATTGAAGTGGATATACTTCAACTCATTGCTAAGAATGATAGGGGCAGCTCTCG CTGTGTTCAAATTCGGGATTGGTTTGATTACCGCAATCACATATGCATA ATAATTctcttttataaaaattattggATCATACAGAGGACGAACTCAGGTGCGATGCAGTATCGGTGCTTGCCCAAGTCTAGTGCCATTAAGGTGATTGATTTTGGTAGTACTGCGTATGATAATCAAAATCATAGCTCCATCGTTTCTACAAGGCATTACCGAGCACCGGAGGTTATCCTAG GTTTAGGATGGAGTTATCCTTGTGATTTATGGAGTCTCGGATGCATACTTATCGAACTATGCACG GGGGAAGCTTTATTTCAAACCCATGAAAATCTCGAGCATTTGGCAATGATGGAGAGGGTGCTGGGACCTCTACCGGAGCATATGATTAGAGGAGCCAA TCGGGCTGCTGAGAAGTATTTTAGACAAGGTTCACGTCTAAATTGGCCTGAAGGGGCAGTTTCAAGGGAGAGTATTAGAGCTGTGAAAAAACTCGATTCTTTACAG AACCTTGTATCTCAACATGCAGACTCCTCAAGATCGTCTCTGACTGATTTGTTGCGAGGTTTGTTGAAGTGCAATCCATCAGAACGGCTCACTGCTCGAGAAGCCTTAAAGCACCCCTTTTTCAAGGATACCGCCTGA